The Emcibacteraceae bacterium genome contains a region encoding:
- the zapE gene encoding cell division protein ZapE — MINSTLDPYTRYHEMLENGQLKEDGNQARVVDKFQNLFLSLKNNNPAQNENILSRMFLKKKIIEKPKGLYIYGSVGRGKSMLMDLFFDLAPILNKRRVHFHAFMIEIHKEIHAWRYMDKENRIKKFGTSADDPIPPLAENIARKSKLLCFDEFQVTDVTDAMILGRLFRSLLNLGVILVLTSNRAPDELYKNGLNRELFLPTIKMIKEELDVVALDGPTDYRLERMKGMEVYHHPLGEVATKALSEAFWRLTDHEVDDRTEVGPDDIEVQGRILHIPVASRGVAVVSFKKICGAALGSADYLAMAWKYHTIIMVGIPKLGPENRNEAKRFTTFIDALYENNVKFLCCAAVAPEDLYEEGHGHFEFQRTVSRLMEMQSKEYLAKGHAV, encoded by the coding sequence ATGATTAATTCGACTTTAGACCCGTACACAAGATACCATGAAATGCTAGAAAACGGGCAATTGAAAGAAGATGGAAATCAGGCAAGAGTTGTTGACAAATTTCAAAATCTATTCCTCAGTCTAAAAAATAATAATCCTGCTCAAAATGAAAATATTTTGAGCAGGATGTTTCTTAAGAAAAAAATAATCGAAAAGCCAAAAGGATTATATATATACGGCAGCGTTGGCAGGGGGAAATCCATGTTGATGGATCTGTTTTTTGATCTGGCTCCTATATTGAATAAACGCAGGGTTCATTTTCACGCTTTTATGATTGAAATACATAAGGAAATTCATGCGTGGCGTTATATGGACAAGGAAAACCGAATTAAGAAGTTTGGTACATCAGCAGATGATCCGATCCCTCCGTTGGCAGAAAATATTGCAAGAAAAAGCAAACTCCTGTGCTTTGATGAATTTCAGGTGACCGACGTGACGGATGCAATGATTCTGGGTCGGTTGTTCAGATCTTTACTCAATCTTGGTGTGATACTGGTACTGACCTCAAACAGAGCACCGGATGAATTATATAAGAATGGCCTTAACCGGGAACTTTTCCTGCCAACAATAAAAATGATCAAGGAAGAACTTGACGTTGTTGCTCTTGACGGACCCACTGATTACCGGCTGGAGCGAATGAAAGGCATGGAAGTATACCATCATCCGCTTGGTGAAGTAGCAACAAAAGCCTTGTCGGAGGCATTCTGGCGGCTTACGGACCATGAAGTTGATGATCGCACCGAAGTTGGCCCTGATGATATTGAAGTTCAGGGACGTATTCTCCATATTCCTGTGGCTTCCCGCGGGGTCGCGGTTGTGTCCTTTAAAAAAATATGTGGTGCAGCGCTTGGATCTGCCGATTATCTGGCCATGGCCTGGAAATATCACACCATTATTATGGTTGGGATACCAAAACTCGGACCCGAAAACAGAAATGAAGCAAAACGATTTACCACTTTCATTGACGCATTATATGAAAATAATGTCAAATTTCTTTGCTGTGCGGCGGTGGCCCCGGAAGATCTGTATGAAGAGGGGCATGGCCATTTTGAATTTCAAAGAACCGTATCAAGACTAATGGAAATGCAGTCAAAAGAGTATCTGGCTAAGGGGCATGCCGTTTGA